The following are encoded together in the Drosophila biarmipes strain raj3 chromosome 3L, RU_DBia_V1.1, whole genome shotgun sequence genome:
- the LOC108028144 gene encoding cell death protein rpr gives MAVAFFIPDQATLLREAEQKEQQILRLRESQWRFLATVVLETLRQYSPCRPRTGRKSGKFRKPSQ, from the coding sequence ATGGCAGTGGCATTCTTCATACCCGATCAGGCGACCCTGCTGCGGGAGGCGGAGCAGAAGGAGCAGCAGATCCTCCGCCTGCGGGAGTCCCAGTGGCGGTTCCTGGCCACCGTCGTCCTGGAAACCCTGCGCCAGTACAGCCCATGTCGCCCGAGGACCGGCAGGAAGTCCGGCAAATTTCGCAAACCATCGCAGTGA